The nucleotide sequence CGCGATGGTTGCGACATCGTCGGTATGACCGGCATGCCGGAAGCGGCGCTGGCCCGCGAGCTGGAACTGGAGTACGCCTGCCTGGCCCTGGTGGTGAACCCGGCGGCGGGCAAGTCCACGGCGGTGATCACCATGGCCGAGATCGAGCAGGCACTGCATGACGGGATGGGGAAGGTGAAGTCGACGTTGGCGCGGGTGTTGATGTAAGCCGATGATCAAATCAATAGCAGAAGTCCTGGAGACTGACTGGGGCGAAACGTTTTCCCCGCGAACGCTCGAGCGTGGTTTCGATTACGCCGAGCAGGACCAGATACGGATCCTGAAGATAGACGAGCGCGCGATCCAGGCCGAATGCCGGGGCTCCGGCAACAATGTCTACCAGCAGGTCATCGAACTCATTCGTCATCGCAATGACTACGAGGTCGATTACCAGTGTTCCTGTCCGGTCGCTATCAATTGCAAGCATTGCGCTGCCGTCATGTTCCATCTGCTGGGCGATGAGCAAGCGCTGGAAGCTGGTTTTGCCGATGACCAGCTGAGTTCCGAGCTTGAGCGCTGGATCAAACACATTCCTGCTCCGGCTTCAGAGTCGGCGCCCGTCGAAAGAAAAACCGATGTTCGGCTTTTTTATCGGCTCAAGAGAAACAAATCCGGGGACTGGACGCTGGGGCTGTTCCTGGGGCGCCAGTCCGATGACGGCCATCCGCAGGATCTGCAAGCGTTCTATTCACTGGCAGACATGCTGATTCGGTTGCCGGATTTCGCAACGGATCTCGACAGGAAAATCGGTCGGTTGCTGATCAGCGGCCACGATTTTCGTAGCCATATCAACACGTATCCTTTGCAAGGACGCAACGGCGCCGAAGTGCTCGCGCTTGCCGCGCAGTCCTCTCGCCTGCTCTATAAGCTGGACCCGCCACAGCCTTTGACCGCAGGCCCGGAGCGGCCTGCCCAGTTTTCCTGGGCTGAGCAACCCAATGGCAATTATCTGCCTCAGTGGCAAAGCAATGCGCAAATACTGGATACGGTCCTGCCACTCGAGCCGCTTTATTATCTGGACAGGGTGCGTGGGGAGCTTGGGCCGCTGTCCTATGGGGTGGACGACAAGCTGGCATGCCATCTAAGCCTTGCGCCAGAGGTGTCAGCTCGCCATGCGGGGCTGTTCAGTCATCGGATCAATGGGCTCGGTCGGCAGATTCCACCTCCGCAACAACTGACGGAGCGGGTCGTCGAGGATGTCGAGCCGCAGCCGGTGCTGGCTCTCGGCTCTTACCTGCATTGGAACTCCCATTCGGAACATCGCGCGGCATTGACCTTCACCTATGACGGCCATGTGGCAAACGAAAAGGAACCCACGCAAGTGTCGGTTCTGTCCGGGACTGAAACCTTGCATATACAGCGCAAGCTGGACGTTGAACTGGCCTTGCGCAAGGCCCTGCGCAAAGTAGGGTTCAAAAAAGCCCCCCGCAGAAGCGTTGCGCTGGCAGACAGTCCGGGTGAGAAATTCCAACTGCCCGATGATGAAGCCTGGCTGGCATTCATGGGTAACGGTCTGGCGCAGTTGCGTGCCGCCCATTGGCAGGTCGAGATCGAAGACGACTTCCATTTCAATCTGCAGCCCGTGGAGCATTTGTACGCAGATATCGAAGAGTCTCCCGGTCGGGAATGGTTCGATCTGCAACTGGGCATCGTGGTGAATGGCACGCGCCACAGTCTGCTGCCGATCCTGCTTCATTTGCTGCGCTCCAGGCCACAGATGATGGATCCGGCCAGCCTCGACCAGCGGGACGACGAGCAGTTGATGTTGCTCGACCTCAACGGCGGAAAGCTCTTGGCCGGTCCCGGCGTGAAGGTTGCGTTGCCGTATGGGCGGGTCAAGCCGTTGATGGCGACCCTCGGCGAACTGTACATGAAGGAGCATCGGGGCGACTCGATACGCCTGAATGCCTTCGATGCGGCCAGGCTGGATGTGCTCGACGGTGTGCCGCTGGAATGGAAGGGCGGGGAGCGACTGCGCGCCTTTGCAAAACGGTTGCGTGAGTCGACCCATGTGCATGTTCCGGCACCCAAGGGGCTCAATGCGCTTCTGCGGCCTTACCAGCTCGAAGGGCTCAACTGGATGCAGACCCTGCGTGAGCTGGAAGTCGGCGGTATCCTGGGCGATGACATGGGCCTGGGTAAAACCTTGCAGACGCTGACTCACCTGTTGTGCGAGAAGCAGGCCGGGCGCCTTGAGACTCCAGCGCTTGCGGTCATGCCCACCAGCCTGATTCCCAACTGGCTCGACGAGGCGGCTCACTTCACGCCGCAACTGAAGGTGCTGGCCCTGTATGGCGCCGGACGCAAGAAGCACTTCGAACGGCTGGCCGATTACGACCTGGTGCTAACCACCTATGCATTGCTGCCCAAGGATGTCGAACGCCTGAAAGCGCAGCCACTGCACGTGCTGATCCTCGATGAAGCCCAGTACATCAAGAACCCCACCAGCAAGGCCGCTGTGGCTGCCCGTGAACTCAACGCCCGGCAGCGCCTGTGCCTGACCGGTACGCCGCTGGAAAATCACCTGGGTGAACTCTGGTCGTTGTTTCATTTCCTGTTGCCCGGTTGGCTGGGAGACAGCAAAACCTTCAATCGGGACTATCGGACTCCAATCGAGAAGCATGGTAGCGGCGAGCGGATGCGGCACCTGACGGCTCGAATCAAGCCGTTTCTGCTGCGGCGCAAAAAGGAACAGGTCGCGACTGAACTGCCGCCCAAGACCGAAATTGTCCACTGGGTCGATCTCAATGACGGGCAGCGGGATGTCTATGAAACCGTACGTGTGGCCATGGACAAGAAAGTGCGCGACGAAATTGCCCGAAGCGGTGTGGCCCGCAGCCAGATCATCATCCTCGATGCACTGCTGAAGTTGCGTCAGGTCTGCTGCGACCTGAGGCTGCTCAACACCACGCCGACCGCCAAGGCACTGCGTTCCGGCAGTGGCAAGTTGACCGGCCTGATGGAAATGCTCGAGGAGTTGCTCAGCGAAGGGCGCAAGATCCTGTTGTTTTCCCAGTTCACCTCGATGCTGGCCTTGATCGAAGAGGAACTGCACAAGCGCGCCGTGGAGTATTCGTTGCTGACGGGTAGCACCACCGATCGCCGTACACCGGTGAGGGACTTCCAGAGTGGCAAGGTGTCATTGTTCCTCATCAGTCTCAAAGCGGGCGGTACCGGGCTCAACCTGACGGCTGCCGATACGGTGATCCATTTCGATCCCTGGTGGAATCCGGCCGTGGAAAACCAGGCGACCGACCGTGCTTATCGCATCGGTCAGAACAAGCCGGTGTTCGTCTACAAGCTGATTGCCCGGGGCACGCTGGAAGAGAAGATGCAGGCCCTCCAGCAGGAGAAGGCCGCGTTGGCGGGCAGTGTGCTGGATGGCGGAACGACGGGTGGCTGGAAGCTGGAGCAGAGCGATATCGAAGCGCTGTTTGCGCCATTGCCCAAGGCTTGAGTCTGTATTGATCGATGTAGGATCGTGGATGACCCAGGATTTTCTTGCATCGCAGATCCCCTGTGGGAGCTAGCCTGCTCGCGAAGGCGTCGGAACATCCAGTATTGCAGGTGCCTGGGACACCGCTATCGCGAGCAGGCTCGCTCCCACAGGATTTCCTTGGCTGCTCGGCATCAGGGTACGCCCTGCCGTCGCCAGCGGACCTCAGCGCTTTTCCAGCTTATCCGGCAACGGCGCGAACAGTGCTTCGATATCGTCGCTCTGCAGCTTCCAGTCGCCGGCTACGCGACCGTCGAGCACGCCGGCGGCGAGGTCGGATTTTTCCTTTTGCAGCAGCTGGATCTTTTCTTCCACGGTGCCCCGGGCAATCAGCTTGTAGACGAACACCGGCTTGTTCTGACCGATGCGATAAGCACGGTCGGTCGCCTGGTTTTCCACGGCCGGATTCCACCAGGGATCGAAATGGATCACCGTATCGGCAGCCGTCAGGTTGAGCCCGGTACCGCCCGCTTTGAGACTGATGAGGAACAATGACACCTTGCCACTCTGGAAGTCCCTCACCGGTGTACGGCGATCGGTGGTGCTACCCGTCAGCAACGAATACTCCACGGCGCGCTTGTGCAGTTCCTCTTCGATCAAGGCCAGCATCGAGGTGAACTGGGAAAACAACAGGATCTTGCGCCCTTCGCTGAGCAACTCCTCGAGCATTTCCATCAGGCCGGTCAACTTGCCACTGCCGGAACGCAGTGCCTTGGCGGTCGGCGTGGTGTTGAGCAGCCTCAGGTCGCAGCAGACCTGACGCAACTTCAGCAGTGCATCGAGGATGATGATCTGGCTGCGGGCCACACCGCTTCGGGCAATTTCGTCGCGCACTTTCTTGTCCATGGCCACACGTACGGTTTCATAGACATCCCGCTGCCCGTCATTGAGATCGACCCAGTGGACAATTTCGGTCTTGGGCGGCAGTTCAGTCGCGACCTGTTCCTTTTTGCGCCGCAGCAGAAACGGCTTGATTCGAGCCGTCAGGTGCCGCATCCGCTCGCCGCTACCATGCTTCTCGATTGGAGTCCGATAGTCCCGATTGAAGGTTTTGCTGTCTCCCAGCCAACCGGGCAACAGGAAATGAAACAACGACCAGAGTTCACCCAGGTGATTTTCCAGCGGCGTACCGGTCAGGCACAGGCGCTGCCGGGCATCGAGCTCGCGGGCGGCCTGGGCGGCTTTGCTGGTGGGGTTCTTGATGTACTGGGCTTCATCGAGGATCAGCACGTGCAGTGGCTGCGCTTTCAGGCGTTCGACATCCTTGGGCAGCAATGCATAGGTGGTTAGCACCAGGTCGTAATCGGCCAGCCGTTCGAAGTGCTTCTTGCGTCCGGCGCCATACAGGGCCAGCACCTTCAGTTGCGGCGTGAAGTGAGCCGCCTCGTCGAGCCAGTTGGGAATCAGGCTGGTGGGCATCACCACCATGCAGGGACGGTCAAGGCGGCCGGCGTTTTTTTCGCTGAGAATGTGCGCCAGGGTCTGTAGGGTCTTGCCCAAGCCCATGTCGTCCGCGAGAATGCCGCCGACTTCCAGTTGCCGCAGCGACTGCATCCAGCTCAAGCCTTCGAGTTGATAAGGCCGCAGCGTCGCGTTCAGGCCTTCCGGCGCGGTGGTGGTGTAGTCCCTGATGTCACGCAGGCGTTGGGCCAGGCCACGAATGTGTTCGCCGCCTTCCCAGCGCAGGGGCATGTCTTGCAGCGGATTGAGGCGCAAGGCGTCCGCGCTGTTCAGGCGCAGCTTGGTAGTGCCGGGTTCGTTCAGGTAGAACTCGCCCAGGGTGGCCAGTACCGGTTTCAGTCGGCCGTAGGGCAGGGCCACTTGTTGCGGGCCGAACTCCGAATTCGGGCGGTTCGGCAAGTTGACCAGGATGAGTTCGTCATCGCGGCGCCTGGCCAGGCGTTCCGGGTTGAACAGTTCGATGTGAGAGCGCATCAGGTTCAACAGGATCGGCAACAGGCTCAATCGCTCGCCGTTGACGATGATCCCCAGTTCCAGATCGAACCAGTCCCGCTCCGGCGCTTCCTCGACGGTGGCGTACCAGTCGTCCACGGCGGTCAGGTCGAAGCCGAAATCTTCGTCGATCTGCAACTCCCAGCCCTGGCTGCGCAGTTTCGGCAGATCATTGAGCGTGAACGTCAGCCAGGCGCTGTCGTTGACCATCTCGTACAGTTCGCCGGCACTTTCCGGCAAGGCCTTGCTTTGCCGGGTCGCGATCTTGAAACCGAGGATTCTTAGCTGCTCGCGGTAAGACTGCTCCACATCGGTGTGGCGTTTTATCCGCAGTGTTTGGGTTTCCTGGCGAATCAGTACGTCAGTATTGCGCTGGCCGCTGACGTACTCGTCCAGGTAACTGAACGACAGGGCGGCGCGGTGCTGGATGTAGCGCTGCATCTTGCCGTTACGCGGCTCGAAGGCGCTGAACTCGATGCTCGCCAGCCACAGGCGCGGCAGCGGTTGAACATTGTCCACCAGCACCTGCGGCGGGGCCTTGGGGCTGCGATTGTCCAGCACTGCCTGGAGTTTCTCCAGCAGTTGGGCGTCTTTTTCGGCAGCCGGATAGGCCAGGGTTTCCTGGACCTGTAGCAACACCGCCGCGCAATGCTTGCAGTTGATGCGCACCGGGCAGGTGCACGCGGCGTCGAGCAGGATCAGCGTGCCCTTGGCTGACTCTTTAAGGCGAATGGTCTGACGATAAACACTGCCACCAGAGCCTTCGCAACTGGCGGTGATGGTGCTTTCTCCGGTCTCGACGATCCTGACGCGGTTTTCCAGTGCGTAACGCCGCCCACGCTCCAGGCTCTGTTCCTTGAATCGATTGACCCAGGAAGGTGCCAGGGGTTTGCTCAGGGGCGAGGGCATAGGCGCGCCGATCAGTCCGGAATGACGTCAGGGGACTGCCGTGGCGCGGGCGCGGTCAGT is from Pseudomonas sp. B21-056 and encodes:
- a CDS encoding DEAD/DEAH box helicase, with translation MIKSIAEVLETDWGETFSPRTLERGFDYAEQDQIRILKIDERAIQAECRGSGNNVYQQVIELIRHRNDYEVDYQCSCPVAINCKHCAAVMFHLLGDEQALEAGFADDQLSSELERWIKHIPAPASESAPVERKTDVRLFYRLKRNKSGDWTLGLFLGRQSDDGHPQDLQAFYSLADMLIRLPDFATDLDRKIGRLLISGHDFRSHINTYPLQGRNGAEVLALAAQSSRLLYKLDPPQPLTAGPERPAQFSWAEQPNGNYLPQWQSNAQILDTVLPLEPLYYLDRVRGELGPLSYGVDDKLACHLSLAPEVSARHAGLFSHRINGLGRQIPPPQQLTERVVEDVEPQPVLALGSYLHWNSHSEHRAALTFTYDGHVANEKEPTQVSVLSGTETLHIQRKLDVELALRKALRKVGFKKAPRRSVALADSPGEKFQLPDDEAWLAFMGNGLAQLRAAHWQVEIEDDFHFNLQPVEHLYADIEESPGREWFDLQLGIVVNGTRHSLLPILLHLLRSRPQMMDPASLDQRDDEQLMLLDLNGGKLLAGPGVKVALPYGRVKPLMATLGELYMKEHRGDSIRLNAFDAARLDVLDGVPLEWKGGERLRAFAKRLRESTHVHVPAPKGLNALLRPYQLEGLNWMQTLRELEVGGILGDDMGLGKTLQTLTHLLCEKQAGRLETPALAVMPTSLIPNWLDEAAHFTPQLKVLALYGAGRKKHFERLADYDLVLTTYALLPKDVERLKAQPLHVLILDEAQYIKNPTSKAAVAARELNARQRLCLTGTPLENHLGELWSLFHFLLPGWLGDSKTFNRDYRTPIEKHGSGERMRHLTARIKPFLLRRKKEQVATELPPKTEIVHWVDLNDGQRDVYETVRVAMDKKVRDEIARSGVARSQIIILDALLKLRQVCCDLRLLNTTPTAKALRSGSGKLTGLMEMLEELLSEGRKILLFSQFTSMLALIEEELHKRAVEYSLLTGSTTDRRTPVRDFQSGKVSLFLISLKAGGTGLNLTAADTVIHFDPWWNPAVENQATDRAYRIGQNKPVFVYKLIARGTLEEKMQALQQEKAALAGSVLDGGTTGGWKLEQSDIEALFAPLPKA
- a CDS encoding DEAD/DEAH box helicase, whose protein sequence is MPSPLSKPLAPSWVNRFKEQSLERGRRYALENRVRIVETGESTITASCEGSGGSVYRQTIRLKESAKGTLILLDAACTCPVRINCKHCAAVLLQVQETLAYPAAEKDAQLLEKLQAVLDNRSPKAPPQVLVDNVQPLPRLWLASIEFSAFEPRNGKMQRYIQHRAALSFSYLDEYVSGQRNTDVLIRQETQTLRIKRHTDVEQSYREQLRILGFKIATRQSKALPESAGELYEMVNDSAWLTFTLNDLPKLRSQGWELQIDEDFGFDLTAVDDWYATVEEAPERDWFDLELGIIVNGERLSLLPILLNLMRSHIELFNPERLARRRDDELILVNLPNRPNSEFGPQQVALPYGRLKPVLATLGEFYLNEPGTTKLRLNSADALRLNPLQDMPLRWEGGEHIRGLAQRLRDIRDYTTTAPEGLNATLRPYQLEGLSWMQSLRQLEVGGILADDMGLGKTLQTLAHILSEKNAGRLDRPCMVVMPTSLIPNWLDEAAHFTPQLKVLALYGAGRKKHFERLADYDLVLTTYALLPKDVERLKAQPLHVLILDEAQYIKNPTSKAAQAARELDARQRLCLTGTPLENHLGELWSLFHFLLPGWLGDSKTFNRDYRTPIEKHGSGERMRHLTARIKPFLLRRKKEQVATELPPKTEIVHWVDLNDGQRDVYETVRVAMDKKVRDEIARSGVARSQIIILDALLKLRQVCCDLRLLNTTPTAKALRSGSGKLTGLMEMLEELLSEGRKILLFSQFTSMLALIEEELHKRAVEYSLLTGSTTDRRTPVRDFQSGKVSLFLISLKAGGTGLNLTAADTVIHFDPWWNPAVENQATDRAYRIGQNKPVFVYKLIARGTVEEKIQLLQKEKSDLAAGVLDGRVAGDWKLQSDDIEALFAPLPDKLEKR